One genomic region from Leptolyngbyaceae cyanobacterium JSC-12 encodes:
- a CDS encoding response regulator containing a CheY-like receiver domain and a GGDEF domain (IMG reference gene:2510096566~PFAM: Response regulator receiver domain): MSALRAIVLVEDNPDDERLTLRALRRGRITNEILVARNGEEALNLIFSLDPLPCVTLLDLKLPKIDGLEVLRQLRANERTRLLPIVVLTSSSEDRDVIESYSLGANSYVRKPVEIDRFTEAIRQLGLYWALLNEPLPGGL; encoded by the coding sequence ATGAGTGCTTTGCGTGCGATCGTTCTGGTTGAAGATAACCCTGATGATGAACGCCTTACACTCCGTGCTCTGCGTCGCGGCAGGATCACCAATGAAATTCTTGTAGCTCGAAATGGAGAAGAGGCTTTAAACCTCATTTTTAGTCTGGACCCGCTGCCCTGCGTCACTCTACTCGATCTCAAATTGCCCAAAATCGACGGCTTAGAGGTTTTGCGACAACTCCGAGCCAATGAGCGCACCCGACTGTTACCTATCGTTGTGTTAACCTCTTCCAGTGAAGACCGTGATGTGATTGAGAGCTATAGTTTAGGAGCCAATAGCTATGTCCGGAAGCCTGTTGAAATTGACCGATTTACAGAGGCTATTCGTCAACTAGGGCTGTATTGGGCACTGCTGAATGAACCGTTACCGGGAGGGTTGTAA